Within Dysgonomonas mossii, the genomic segment TGAGGGCTATTATTATTCGCCTTAATGACAAATGTTTTTCCATTTCCCAGATCAATGGTAGCTCTTTCTATTAGCGGACTACCGAATACATAGGTGCCTCCGGCCGGAGCAAGGGGATAAAATCCTAAAGCAGACATAATGTACCATGCCGACATTTGTCCAATATCTTCATTTCCACAAATACCTTCAGGACGATCATGGTAGAGAGTTGTCATTATTTTGCGGACTTTTTCTGCTGTTTTCCATGGTTGACCTACATACGAGAACAGATATGGAATGTGATGGCTTGGTTCGTTCCCGTGTGCATATTGTCCTATAAGTCCGGTTATATCCATCGAAGCACGGGGTCCCATATCTCCCTCGATGACAAATAATGAGTCAAGCTTTTGTATAAATTCATTTTCGCCTCCGAATAAGTTAACTAGCCCTTCTACATTTTGGGGAACTAACCATGTATACTGCCATGCGTTGCCTTCGGTATAATCGTTCTCTTTATGCGCCGATAAAAACGGATTTAACGGCTCTTCTCTAAATTTACCTTCAGACATAATGCCTCTCATAAATCCTATTTTTTTGTCAAAATATCGAGCAAAAGAATTACTTCTTTTCAAAAAATAATCATAGTCGTCTTTCATATCTCTTTCTTTTGAAACTTGAGCCAATGCCCAGTCTGCAAGAGCATATTCCAAACCTTTTGCAACAGATTCTTTCATCTTGTCACAAGGTAAATAGCCTAATTCCTTGTATTCTTTCAATCCTCTTTCGTCTAATAGAGCCGATGTTTTCATTGCATTATAGGCTAAATTTTTGTCAAACCCTACTACACCTTTGAGATATGCATCTGCTATAACCGGAATGGCTGGATTGCCAACCATAGCATCTGTTTCGTTTCCTACCAAATGCCAAATAGGCAGTTTCCCCTGTTCTTTATAAATCTGAAGCATGGTATTAATTATATCCGGCATCATTTCGGGGTGAATAATTGTCATCAACGGATGAGCAGTACGGTAGGTGTCCCAGAGAGAGAAAGTTGTATAGTTTATAAAGCCTGTTGAATAATGATTTTTGAGGTCAGCTCCAAAGTAGCCCCCATCAACATCACAAAAAACAGACGGAGCTATCATAGTATGATAAAGTCCTGTATAAAAATTGCGTAGGACGGTCGAATCGTTCGTCTTTATATTTATTTTATTTAACTCTTTATTCCATGCTCTATTGGCTTCATCTTTAACCTTTTCGAAATCCCATCCGGGTAGTTCTGCCTGTAAGTTTCTTTTAGCACCCTCTATACTGACCGGAGAAATAGCAACTTTCACTAATATTTCTTTCTTTTTCGTAGAGGATGTAAAGAATACTTCTCCATACACTTTCCTTGCGGTTAAAGAGATTCCATCTTTTACAGAAACAGAGTCTGATAGGGAGAATTTGTTGATTGGCTCTGAAAACACAGCGGTAAAATAGACTCGTTGATCTTTTGCCCATCCTGTAGAAAGACGATAGCCTGAAACAACCGTATCGTTTTCCTGTATTAAATATCCTTCAGT encodes:
- a CDS encoding GH92 family glycosyl hydrolase — its product is MKSDICIYTKILVLICFLFIIEASCKSQNTYNEEYNLTKYVDPYIGTGAHGHVFMGANVPFGAVQLGPTNISHGWDWCSGYHISDSTILGFAHMHLSGVGTGDLGDIVLMPVTGYVKLREGIHGDQSSGMYSLFNRSTETATPGYYAVHLNRYDIDVELTATRRVGFHKYIFKNKAASDPRVIINLEAGIDWDSPTEGYLIQENDTVVSGYRLSTGWAKDQRVYFTAVFSEPINKFSLSDSVSVKDGISLTARKVYGEVFFTSSTKKKEILVKVAISPVSIEGAKRNLQAELPGWDFEKVKDEANRAWNKELNKINIKTNDSTVLRNFYTGLYHTMIAPSVFCDVDGGYFGADLKNHYSTGFINYTTFSLWDTYRTAHPLMTIIHPEMMPDIINTMLQIYKEQGKLPIWHLVGNETDAMVGNPAIPVIADAYLKGVVGFDKNLAYNAMKTSALLDERGLKEYKELGYLPCDKMKESVAKGLEYALADWALAQVSKERDMKDDYDYFLKRSNSFARYFDKKIGFMRGIMSEGKFREEPLNPFLSAHKENDYTEGNAWQYTWLVPQNVEGLVNLFGGENEFIQKLDSLFVIEGDMGPRASMDITGLIGQYAHGNEPSHHIPYLFSYVGQPWKTAEKVRKIMTTLYHDRPEGICGNEDIGQMSAWYIMSALGFYPLAPAGGTYVFGSPLIERATIDLGNGKTFVIKANNNSPQNIYIQKVSLNGKAYTKSYINHADIIAGGELIFEMGSIPSEIFGVKTTDRPQSIQ